Below is a window of Deltaproteobacteria bacterium DNA.
CCCCGCGACACACACCCACGCGCGCGCCCCGCGCCCCCCGCCGCGGGCACCAGCCCCTAGTCGTAGCGCAACCCGTCGACCGGGTGCATCGCCGCCGCCCGCCGCGCCGGCACGACCGTCGCGACCGCGCTGATCGCCAGCGTCATCGCCGCGATGAACGCCACCTCGAGCGGGCGCAGGTCCACCGGCAGACGATCGATGCGGTAGACGTTCGGGTCCAGCGCGTATTCGTAGCGCGACAGCGCGAGGCACAACGCGATGCCGATCGCCAGCCCGCACGCCGTCCCGACCCCGCCGATCAGCAGCCCGATCGTCCGAAAGATCCGCGCGATCGACGACGACTGCGCCCCCATCGACTTGAGGATGGCGATCTCGCGAATCTTGTCCGTCACCATCATCGTGAGCGCCGACACCAGGTTGAACGCGGCGACCGCGATGATCAGAGTGAGGACCACGCCCATCGCCAGCTTCTGCAGGCTCAACGCCGCAAACAAGTTGCCGTTGAGTTCGCGCCAGTCCTCGACCTGATACGGCGGCCCGCCGAGCGCCGCGTCGAGCTTGTCGGCGATTTCGCGGGCCCGGTGCACGTCCTTGATCCGCAGTTCGATGCCGAGCACGACGTCGCCGTAGCCGACGAGGTCCTGCGCATCCTTGAGGGACATGTACGCGAGCCGCTGGTCATACTCGTCGAAGCCGACGTAGAAGATGCCCGCGACGCGAAACTTCTTCGTGCGCGGCGGCCTTCCGGTCGGCGTCCACCGGCGCGTGTCCACGTTCGACATCGGCGCGACGACGGTCACGACGTCTCCGTACCGCGCGTCGATCTTTTCGGCGAGATCGCGGCCGATGAGGATCGGCGGCGGCTCGCCCTCGGCCGGACGCACGCCGAGCGCCGCCTCCGATCCCTCGAGCATGTGCGACGCGACCGCATCGCCGCCGCCCGGGATGATGCCCTTGATCGCGACGCCGGCGAGCTTGCCCTTGCCGCGGGTGATGAGCATCTCGGTGTAGACGATCGGCTGCGCCGTGATCACGTCCGGGTCGATCCCCAGCGCGAGCTGGCGCTTTTGTTCGTAATCGGAAAAGTCGTTGGTCGCCTTGCGCACGAGGATGTGCGCCGTGACCCCGAGAACCTTGTCGCGAAAGCTCCGCTCGAACCCGCTGGTGACCGACATGACGACCGTCAGCGCGGCGACGCCGAGGACGACGCCGAGCGTCGCGACGGTCGTGAACACCGACAGCACGTGCAACAGCCCGAACGTCGTGGCGGCGAGACCGCCGACCGCGATCCCGACGATGGCCCAGCCGGACGGCTCGACCGCGAAGAAGTAACCGCACGCCGCCACCATGACCGCAAAGCTCACCGCGGCGCCGACCGCGGTGGCGCGCGACCGGGTGCCTCGATTGAGGTACCGCCAGCCGATTTGGTACTCGTAGCGCATGGCGTGATCGGTCAGTGGTAGCGCACGCGCGCCGCCCGCGAAAGGCCGGCCGGGACGGCCTCAGCCGGCGTCCCCGGCGGCCCCGCCGCGTCGCCGCCGGGCGCGCTCCCACACCACGAGGATCGCAACGATCGCCGCGATCGACGCGAGCGCGACGTAGGGACCGCCGATCTGCGCGGCGACCTCGGGCGGTTTGTTGTGACCGAGCACGTCCGTCGCGCGGCCGACCGCGAGCGCGAGCCGCCCCTGGACCGTCGCGCCGAATGCCGCGCCGAATCCCAGCATCAAGATCCACACGCCGAAGCGCGACACCTTGCCGACGACCCCTTTGTGCTCGATGGAGAAGTAGAAGTACACGAGCGACGCGATGAGCCCGGCCAGCATCAGCGCGAGCGAGAATGTACCGAACCAGTACGGGCCGTCGTCCGTGCCCAGCCTGGCGCGCGTTCCGGCCAACCGGCCGCCGAGCGGCCCGTCTCCCGCCGCCAGTTCGACCTGTTCGTCGGCGCTGTCGGCCAGCGCGAGCGCCTCGTCGACGCTGGTAAACGGCCGCTCGGCGCGGCGCGCGACGATCTTTTCGACGAGCCGCGTCGGCATCCCCTCCACCGCGTCGATCTCCTCCGGCGGCGCGGTGTTGATGTTGACCTTGTCGACCACGACCGGCCGCATCCCGGCGACGAGCTGCGGGCCGAAGTCGCCCTGGAGCACGCCGTTGACCTGGATACCGGCGTAAAACGCGACGACGAACGCGATCGGGAACCGCGCCAGCCATGCGTGCCGCCGGCTGACCGCCTTCGACAGCAGCAGCAGGCCGAGCAACACGGCGAACCAGTACCACCACTTGCCGTCGCCGATCTGCTGGACGAGCTTGGGCAGCACCGTGTTGTAGATCTGTTGCGTGACGACGTAGCCGATCGATACGCCGATGAACAGATGCTCGGCGAACTTGTAAACGGGGTTGTCCTTGTACAGGAACGACAGGATCGCGATCGTCAAGAAGATCGCGAGCCACCAACCGAACAGATCGGCCGGCGGCAGGTAGCCGACGGTGCTCATCGCGCCCCTCCCCGGCGCCGGCGGCGGCCCGCCCCGGCGAAGTAGATGAGATTGCCGAACACGATCGCGAAGATGACCACCATGTGGCCGGCGTTGAGCACACCGGTTCCCTTGACGCCGAGCGCCGGGCGGCCCACGAGCAGCTCGTATTCGGCGGCGCGCTTCATCCCGCCGACGAGTCCCGCGAGCTGGCCGGCGTTGAAGTACGGCGTGTAGTCCGGAAGCGACACCGCCGTACACGCGCCGGTCATCTTCACGTCGCCGCGGCCGCTGGCCTGTTGCACGTACTCCTTGATGCCCGGGTAGCCGGCCGACACCATCACGATCAAGTCGAAGTCTTCGAGCTTGTGGATGTTTGCCAGCCACGGGATCGCGTCCATCGGCGTGCCGTCGGCCGTGTGTCCGTCGTAGGTGCCGCGCAGGTCGGTCGCCATGCGGTTGATGGTCGCCTCGCGTCCCTCGCGGAAGCCGAGGTAGACGTAGTCGACGTTGCGCTTGTAGGGACGGTCTGGGATCCCCTCGTAGTGCCGATCGCCCGGGCGGACGACGGTGCCCTCGACGAACGACCGGATCCACCCCTCGATGAGCGGCGGAGCGGCGTACCAGGTCGTCACGATCACGATCTTGACGTTCTTGCGCTTGAGCTGGAGCAGCACCGCCTCGAAGTACGGCTGCAGCTCGGGCGTCGATGCCGGGTCGAGATCGAGCGACAGCAGCACGACGTCGTCCGCGTCGAGCGCCTCGACCGCGTCGAACGACGCGCGCACCATCGGCGACTGCCGGATCGGCAGCTTGCACTCGACGAACAGCGGCAGCACGACGGCGATTCCCATCGCCAGGAAGATCCAGCGGCGGTCGAAGGTCTGCAGCTTGTCGGTCCAGTGCATCAGTCGCCCCCTCCGAGGTGCGAGCGTTCGATGCCCAAGATCACGCGCAGACCGGTGGCGACCGCGCCGAGCGCCGCGCCCATGATGATCGCGCGCCGGCCGGTCGTGTTGAGCACGTCCATGATCCATTCGGCGATCTCCGGGAACCCGGACCAGATCGCACCGCCGATCGGCACGAAGCCGAGCATGACGAGCACCGCGGCGCCGAGCAGCAGTCCCGCCTCCAGCGACCGCGCGCGGAACGCGCGGAACGCCGCCGACGCGATGAAGAACGCCAGCAGCGAGAACATGGTCGCGTTGCACGGGAAGAACACGTAGTCGTACAGCCACGTGTAGACGCGCCCGGTGCCGGGACTGGTCGCCCCCCACAGCATGCCGAGATGGGCCGACACCGTCACCGTCTCGCCGCCGGTCACGTCGACGGCGCCGGTGAACGTCTCGTAGCCGCCGA
It encodes the following:
- a CDS encoding ABC transporter permease, which codes for MRYEYQIGWRYLNRGTRSRATAVGAAVSFAVMVAACGYFFAVEPSGWAIVGIAVGGLAATTFGLLHVLSVFTTVATLGVVLGVAALTVVMSVTSGFERSFRDKVLGVTAHILVRKATNDFSDYEQKRQLALGIDPDVITAQPIVYTEMLITRGKGKLAGVAIKGIIPGGGDAVASHMLEGSEAALGVRPAEGEPPPILIGRDLAEKIDARYGDVVTVVAPMSNVDTRRWTPTGRPPRTKKFRVAGIFYVGFDEYDQRLAYMSLKDAQDLVGYGDVVLGIELRIKDVHRAREIADKLDAALGGPPYQVEDWRELNGNLFAALSLQKLAMGVVLTLIIAVAAFNLVSALTMMVTDKIREIAILKSMGAQSSSIARIFRTIGLLIGGVGTACGLAIGIALCLALSRYEYALDPNVYRIDRLPVDLRPLEVAFIAAMTLAISAVATVVPARRAAAMHPVDGLRYD